tgtatatatatttacatatggttacgTCTATGTGAtttttgcttctcgctgcttaggttgataattAGGTTTAACTTGTAGGGCATTAGACCATGtaaaatgtcatagtataaaaaaaaaaaaaaaatccctagtTAAATAGGAGGTCATTACATTCCGAGTGACGGAGTTTTCCAGGAAAAGGGCGTAGGTGTCATTGCCACAAGCAAGGGCGAGGATGTCGTAGCAATTGGAGCAAGCGAGGGAGTGGAGGGAGGCACAGAGGGAAACCGACGTCGTTTTCCCGAATGTTGTCTGTCCTGCTAATCCGCAACCACCAATGTCCAAGAACGTGCTAGGGCCCATCGCCGCACGCACCCCTAAATCTGGTGCGCCGCCGTGATATGCACTGTGCTGGCTGCCACGCAAACTTCTACGACGCGGGCTTTGGGATCTACTTCCACGGGTTGCAGATAGCGAAGCTAGTGGCGGAGCCCTTCAGCGTCCGAAAGAACAGTTCAATGGAGTTTCATTATCAGGTGGAGTCATCGCCAGTTCCACTGGACGCGGCCGCAATGGATTACATGGACGCGACGCTGAAGGAGAAAAAGATTGCGTTTAACCTGAAGGGTCACGTGAGGACCAGGTGGAGAGTGGGGATTCTAGGCTCTGTCAAGTTTTGGTGCGATTTGGATTGTCAGCTCCAGTTCAACCCATTGAACAGAAGTTACATTCCCTCCTATTGCAGCTCCAAATCTAAATAATCTCCCCCTCTCtgcctctttctctctctagttcTGTTTGAACTTTCAGTTTAAATGCAATAAATTTTAGAGTCTTGTGTTGAATCAATTAACATACTACTTTACAGTTTTTGtaaaagattgatcaactaacgtactctctttcggtttccacaatcccaaaagcaaattaacctttaagtttatttaatatctaattcatgtAATGTATATAATTCAGACATTTAAAACATctacgcaattgtatatgtactgaaaataaagagagtaagggaaagagagagtgagacaagatttttacgaggtttggcttatacccaatTTACGTCCTCGCCTATGCAAAACACCAAAaaattcactaaacctgtttaTTTAACGGGCGGAATAAtacatttacacactccttcagtaggctagagtttGTCTCTTCAAACGATGTCCTCTTGTTCAATCACTCCTTAGttaagctagagcccgcctctctaagcaatatccccttacttagctaacgatccaaacaatcattggaatcgtcaatctacaagatataaatcTAATAGAcatgtacaaataatgctcacacaaagagttgattataacaatttagaaactaatatactttaattcaaaatgcaaaagaatgaagtaagaagttcaatgtaaatatcaccagtttacttctctttgatgagaatcaagaacttaaatcatatACTTTAAAGAAGTTATAAAAGCTCATAAATTTCCCAAGAAATTCGCCACAATTCAGCACTAATAGCAGATAGCAAGAGCTTTGAGTGAGAAagattttgaaagaatgttcaatgcttggtgtgaATGTGAAGAgcataaaacatgtatttataggcttgaaaaacattcacattcatgctgcccaagtttacttgaagtgccctccaagtttctaaaaagattggggcgtaagtcaattagatttgaaaattagaagtttaaaaaatctacCTGTTGCCGTACTTTGATTGTTTAAAGTGCAACCTCAGTCGCTTGAAGAGAGGTCAGGAGCCTAAAGATACAAGGTCAGGCACCCGAAGACACACTACCTGTTCTAATTTTTTTTCAGAAAATTCCTTGGTCACCTGAAGTGACTAAAGGAGCCTGAAGAtgtctttctttgatttttctttcctttttcaaaaatatttgacttcttTGTTTTCTTGCTTTCAAAAAATATGTTCCAGagatttaaaataaaatctctaaatccatattactcccctaaagagcttcttTTCATTTacaatgatatttttacctttgaagtacttacatgaagatttcctaataaTTTAAATACTTTTTGTTCTTTGgaaacttcatggttatcttcgagctttgagttcattccaccttcagatgtctttgagcttcccttttgatcacttcatgacacatcacgtacttttaagcttgttggtgatctttcgaaaCTTTGTTGGTTTTGCCTGTTTAAGTTTCCTGAAAAACATTATTACTTGAATACACAATGATATTAAAACtttttatttgttaccatcaaaacaagaggtgaaagcctttgttaggctaacaatcttcttcttcattttgattttggAGGGTAAAAGGGGATTGGATAGTGTAATCCAAGAAAGAGATTTTAAACAAAAGCTGAAGGACAGAGGATATGGAGAAACAACAGTGGCGACGGCCCACGACAGAAAACACGTCATCGGGGAAGTGTCCCATGcaaatctgttttttttttttttttccccaaatctCACAGGACAAActtgcgagatttgtttaaatctcgcaacCCCAACTTGCGAGATTACATAAGTcttaaaataagaatttttttcccaaac
The sequence above is a segment of the Malania oleifera isolate guangnan ecotype guangnan chromosome 8, ASM2987363v1, whole genome shotgun sequence genome. Coding sequences within it:
- the LOC131162376 gene encoding uncharacterized protein LOC131162376, with the translated sequence MHCAGCHANFYDAGFGIYFHGLQIAKLVAEPFSVRKNSSMEFHYQVESSPVPLDAAAMDYMDATLKEKKIAFNLKGHVRTRWRVGILGSVKFWCDLDCQLQFNPLNRSYIPSYCSSKSK